The window GAGGGGTCGGCGGAGCTGAGGACGGGAGagggcgaggaggaggtgAGAGAGGGGGGTGCGTGGCGAGAGAGGGGTGTGGCGTGCGGCGGGACCTCTGGGAAGACGACGGGGTCCATTGTGGGCGGGAAAAGGAGTGGAGAGGTGAAGGagaggtgaagaagagatgagatgAGATTGACTGAAATAATTCGCGACGTCTCCCGAGCACTCATCGACTTTTCTCCTCTGCACTTCGCTGCACTTCGCTGCTCTGCTGTTCGCTGTTCGCTCTTCGCAGCCCACCATGGCGCCGAGCTTCGTGCATGAGCATGTACGGTCGCACGCTGCGCCGCTCGCTCGCCCGCACGTCACACTCACCTGGGCCCAATCCCTCGACAGCAAAATCGCAGGCGTCGGCGGGAAACGGGTCATCCTCAGCGGCCCCGAAAGCATGCTCATGACACACCAGTCAGTcccctcccctccccccACGCAACATCTCGCTGACCCCCCCACACAGGCTGAGGGCGATCCATGACGCCATCCTCATCGGCGTCCACACCCTCGTCCTCGACGACCCGCGCCTACAAAGTATACAGCCCACACATCGTTGACGTTGCAGCAGCACATTGACTCCTCTCTCATATAGCCAACCTCCTCCCGCCCACCCACGCCTCGCCTCCGCCCCAGCCACTCATCCTCGACCCGTCCCTCCGCTTCCCGCTCACCTCGCGGATCCTGAACGAGTGGAACACGAAACCTGCCATGCGTGGACAGACGTTGAAGCAACCGTGGATCCTCTGTGGCTCAAATGTCCCCAGCGAGAGAATCAACGAGGTCGAACAAGCCGGCGCGAGGGTCGTGCCCGTCCCGCTCGATTCCGACGGTACGTTCATAGCAACAGCAATGGTAAACTTCATAACCATTCGTACTGCTATAGGTCGGATCCCTCCgtcttctcttccttccatctTGACCTCTCTCGGTCTCAGATCAGTCATGATCGAAGGTGGCTCACGCGTGCTTTCCAGCTTTCTCCATACGCTAAAAAGGGACGATGGCAGTAAGCTTGTGGACACCGTTGTCGTCACTGTCGCCCCGACGTTTATTGGTGAAGGCGTCGGTGTCGTTCCAGAGGCAAGTTTTAAAGGCTCTTCAATGTACAGTCTTTCTAAAGCTTTTTGTAATAGGGCGAGGACAGGGGCCTACCAGCACTCCAAACTGTACATACAGAGACGATGGGCAAGGACTCTGTCATGGTCTGTACTGTGGTCGCTGAATAATCATTCCCTTGCGACCCCGTGTAAAATGGTATCGCTCAGAGCCGCAGTATTGTATATATACACATGTAAACAAGTTACCAAAATACATCAAAGTATAAAAGTGTTTCTCCTTAAAGGGCCATGAACATATACGCCAACGTTTCAACGTAAAAGCGTATAATGTCCTTTCCCCATCTGTTCCCCACAGCGATCCACAAATCCCTCATCGTCTACCCTACAGCGACTCCATGCACGGGCACATAATCCGGATCAATCTCGCCAGGCTTCATGTTTTCCAACAGCTGCTGCATAAATTTGCTCTCAAAGCTGGAATTGCTAAACGCGGTGACCAACGAGTCGGCAGCAGTTTGCAGGATACTGGGCGCCAACACGAGCGCTTTTTTCCATTCTCGCCCGTCAGCCTTTTCCCGGGCCTCTAGCAAAAGTTTGTAATATTGAAACTTGAAAACGTACCGAGGTTCATAGGACCCATTCTTGTCTTTTCGACAACCTTTTCCTGCATAAACATTTGCACAAAGCCAACTACAAATACGAGCACTCTCCGGTTATAGACTGGCAACTTTTGAACAATCTCGACTACTTGTGCATAGTCTTTTGACGCCATGAGGGCATCATTATACAATGCTGTTGGAATCAGAGGCTCTTCAAGTTCTCGTAGCCAGAGTTTGAAAAGGGAAGCTGCCACATGAGGGTCGTCTATACCTTTCTACTCGCGATCCAACCACGATCAGCAATGatttttatctttttttaaaaaaaaagaaaaaacTCGCCAGGTGGTAGTGACCTCGATCCATCCGGCTCTTCAGCTGTGATACACCATCTCCATCGCCCGGTATCCTGAATATCCCTTCACTCCTTGTCCCGCCAAGTGCCAATATACCATCGGCCAGAAAAGTCAAGATGACGGGGATTTTTAATTGAGGGTATGATGTCTTTTGGAGATCCATGATTCGGGCAAGCGATTCACCGTATACTGAGGGATAGAATGCCGCATCGGATGCGTGCTCAATCTCGCCAACAGTAAGACGTTTGGCGCGACGGCCAATGGCGGAGAATGTCTCGATTTTGGTCATGCAATCTGTTATCTGTCATCAGTTAATAACGATCCACAAGTGACTGAATCCCAAAGCTGAGCGACTTGCACTTTGCCATAATCCCAATCCTATCCGATTGGTCATTCAAATGCTTCTCCAAAAAGTTCTTTACAACTGTCTCGAAATGCTTGCTGGGCCCGAAAGAATTGACAAACACACAGAACAATTGGAACCCGAGCACGACAGAATCACTGcttgattttttttttttaaaaaTTCATCAGCTCTGCGTTTTCGCACCCAACAATGGGATCACAACTTGCTGATCGGGGTTTTTGGTAAGCTGCTTGATGACCTGAGAATAAACTTCATCCCTCATCTCTCCCTGTGTCACACACAGCTGGACCATCCATCGAATCTCTTCAAGCATTACCATTTTCTCGCCTCGAGGTCCATTCCCATCCGCGAGTCCATCACCAGCGGCGGCAACGCTCTTGGGCGCATCATcctcctttctctttcccttgAAAGACAATTCGGGCAGAGCTAATGGTCCAGTATGTGAGGGTTTGGCACCTTGTACAGGACGATCCCGTTCTCCCATCACATGTTGGATGACTTTAAAGCACGTCACTGCATCTTTGAAGAGGCGCTTGGATAGGACTAACAACGGGGCGGTGGTAGATTGTCGCTGCCATTCCATGATGCGCGAGACAGGTACCTTGGTGCGAAACATGCCGGCACGTCGGATAGCAAAGTACTTTTGGGAAATATCATCTGTTTGGAAAGCTTGGATCTGGGAGCTGGTATCggttggaagaagagaatgTAGACTGGGTAAATGATTAACTTGACTTTTCGTTtagaaaaaaaaaaaaaaaaaaaaaaaagagattTTACCCTGCACTGAGACGTTTTGTCTTGACAGACCCCGATTGCTCGACAAAAATCGGTTCAAGCGGCATGTCCTTGGGTAAAGCGCTAGTTGAAACCGCCAGCATTGTCTGTCTCTGCATTGTCGGCGGCCGCTGTTTATGCTCATCTACCGGGCAACATCTTGTCAGTTCTACTCTTTTTGCCTTCACTCTTGATATACCTTGATCCAGCCTCTCTACAGATATACTCCTCCCCATTTTAGCCTTACCCTTGTGCTCCTTCTTCCGTTTCGTTCTTCTTTTATCCAACCATCCACTGTCAGGTGCCCCTGGATTACCCCTTCGATCAGTTTCACTCCTGCTTCTTTCCTCAACCACAGACAACTGGGTTACGAGATTTTACAGGTTGGAAGCGGCCAAAGACGTTGCTGTCAATTTTTGTTTCGTGAGTGACGAGCTTGTTGATAAGCCAAAAACGGAAGAGGTGGGGAATGGGCTGAAAGAATATGCTGCGTGGACTCCACGAGGGGGTGTAGCGACGTCTGAAATGTGGAGTGCAGTCACGCGGAGACTATACACGGATGCAGATGATGAGCAGAGGGAATGGTAGGTTTGAGCTGATTCTTGAACAGATATTTGATAATGTAAGCAtggagagaaaagaaagacATACCTGAAATAAATTCAAGGAGAATAACACTGGCGCCAGGTCACATTGTGTCTTTCCAGATAGAGTATCTGGTTGAGTGAACGGAAAGAGGTGTTAAAACAGGCCCTCGGTGTCCGTTATATAGACTTTAGTACAGTAGTGAGAGCTGTAAATTGTCACCATTTCACCGTCTGGTGATCTCGGAACTCGTGTCAAGCGCCGATCATGCAGCTGGGCGTAGATATATAGCTAGCGCGGGCGTAAGATGGTGCGGGGCGGGCGGGGTAAGAAAGGATGTTTATCTCGGCGACACGCACACAAAACTAGGCGAAAACAATGACACCCGGCGTGCCTGGGCGCAGCTGTGCATTGCCCGCCTCGCGTGGCCCGTCTCGCTCAAAATATTGCACTGCCCTGCACGccctttctccttccttcctttctaCCTCACTCGCTTCCTTGCCTTCCGCACACCTCCTTTTCGCCACCCACGATGCCCGCTCCATCCACCAACAGGCCACTCTACACACCAAGGCCGCCCCCCGGCATCAGAAGGAAACTATGGGAGTGGTCGTGAGTCTCGGCCTCTCCTCGCCCGTAGCCGCACTGACGCCCGTTCCTTCACTTTCAGCACTAAATTCGAGTGCACTTTTGCGCTCTCCATGATGCAGCCATGGGAAAAGGCAGTCATCTGTAAGCCTCTCACTATCGCTGCCCACAACGCGTCCACTCACAACCCGTCCACACCACAGGGTCTACCTTGACCATCATCACCCTCCTCTTCTGGTTCTCCGTCTACACCTACCTTCCCGGCCATCTCGCTTACCTCTCGCGACGGTATGCGTACTATGTCTATGGTGACGAAGCTGCCCACCTCGACTATTTTGTTCCTCGAGTCGGCGAGTGGGTTGGAGGCCAGGTCGGGAGGAGAATTGGCGAAGTGCGAAAGGGTATGGGTCTCGCCGCTGGAGGCAAGGCCGAGCTGTAGACTAAAAGCCAAAACATTGTTACTGCTGGTGGCTCACAATGTTGTGAAGGGGTGAATCGTGGTTTGTGACTGTTGGGTCTGCCTAGCCTGTCTGGGTTTTTGGATAATTATTAGATTTCCTTGTATTTATGTTCCGTATATCAGACACGATTTATGTATCCACATTTTCTTGTACAAGAGTATCTCTTGCTGCTGACGATAACTATACATGCGCATGTGGACATACTACCCCCCTTAACCATGTCAGGCTCCTTTACAGTTTAGACTGCCCGGCAACAGGCGCTGCAGGTTGCGTCTTGGTGGGTTGGCTGATCCTAGCATCAATCCACTCGGAAACGATCTTTGCGAGCTCCTTCGGTGTCGGCTCCGTTTCGTTGTGTACTTCGTGGTACATGCCCTAACATATACCCTCTCGTCAgccctttcccttcctctcctcaTAGAAACCAAAGAATGAAAGAACTGACATCGAAAACCTTGATCGTCTTGTCCTCTGCTTTCACACCTTGCATAAACCGCTTAGTGGCTCGTACATCACATATATTATCGTCGCCGCCATGATAACACAGCAGTGGCAGGGCAGCTGGCCATCTATCCCAAGCGTCCGGACTGTCAAGCCATTCGCCACCATTCAACATGTCGGCAACACCCCGAAGTGACCCAACCTGTTCGCAAAAAGGATCAGATTTGGCCGACTCGTTGGGCCCAGCGTCGTGTGATAAATGCTATCATGATCGTGCATCAGTCATTATCCCAGAACCCGAACGTTTATCGACACACATTGTAGTCCATAGGAGTCGGGATCAAGAACGAACCCAAACCAATATTGGCTGCAAAAGATCCAGCCTTGACCTGTCAAACGCGTCAGCCCATTTTTTCATATGCTAAAAAATTAAAAAAGCCCACTTGGTATCCCGGCGCAGGATTGCTAAGCCTGATGAGAGGTCCACCTGCAATCACGCCCGACAGCATATGAATCGTCTCTTTCGATGGCGGCGG is drawn from Cryptococcus gattii WM276 chromosome A, complete sequence and contains these coding sequences:
- a CDS encoding 2,5-diamino-6-(ribosylamino)-4(3H)-pyrimidinone 5'-phosphate reductase (Similar to SGTC gene model, INSD accession EAL23081.1; CNBA6060), with the protein product MLMTHQLRAIHDAILIGVHTLVLDDPRLQTNLLPPTHASPPPQPLILDPSLRFPLTSRILNEWNTKPAMRGQTLKQPWILCGSNVPSERINEVEQAGARVVPVPLDSDGRIPPSSLPSILTSLGLRSVMIEGGSRVLSSFLHTLKRDDGSKLVDTVVVTVAPTFIGEGGEDRGLPALQTVHTETMGKDSVMVCTVVAE
- a CDS encoding GTPase-activator protein for Rho-like GTPases, putative (Similar to TIGR gene model, INSD accession AAW41395.1); the protein is MGRSISVERLDQGISRVKAKRVELTRCCPVDEHKQRPPTMQRQTMLAVSTSALPKDMPLEPIFVEQSGSVKTKRLSAGLHSLLPTDTSSQIQAFQTDDISQKYFAIRRAGMFRTKVPVSRIMEWQRQSTTAPLLVLSKRLFKDAVTCFKVIQHVMGERDRPVQGAKPSHTGPLALPELSFKGKRKEDDAPKSVAAAGDGLADGNGPRGEKMVMLEEIRWMVQLCVTQGEMRDEVYSQVIKQLTKNPDHDSVVLGFQLFCVFVNSFGPSKHFETVVKNFLEKHLNDQSDRIGIMAKYCMTKIETFSAIGRRAKRLTVGEIEHASDAAFYPSVYGESLARIMDLQKTSYPQLKIPVILTFLADGILALGGTRSEGIFRIPGDGDGVSQLKSRMDRGHYHLKGIDDPHVAASLFKLWLRELEEPLIPTALYNDALMASKDYAQVVEIVQKLPVYNRRVLVFVVGFVQMFMQEKVVEKTRMGPMNLALVLAPSILQTAADSLVTAFSNSSFESKFMQQLLENMKPGEIDPDYVPVHGVAVG